The Candidatus Nitrosocaldus cavascurensis genome segment CCACTCCTTACAAGCCTCTTAACCCTATGCCTTATCGTACCCTCATTCACATTAAGTGCCTTTGCTATCTTTACAAATGGGATCAAGCAATCCTCATGGAGTATAGATAGTATGCTCTTATCTATCTCATCTAGTAGTCTGGGCTTCCTACCCCTTCTCTTCAGCATAGATATATTTACTGTTCCAGCCTATAAATATCTTGTTTATTACGAGAAATGTAATAAATGCTAGCATAATTGATCGTATCTTCCCCCTTATTTATAATTGGCCTTTATCTACATAACCACTTTTCATAATCTTATGAGATCCTTTGTGTATCTATTCATCACAACTACCCTGCCATCTCTGCTTATTGCTAAAGAGTCCTCTATCCTTACACCATACCTGTTAGCAATGTATATACCTGGCTCTATAGTTATGCACATACCCCTAGCAAGCCTCTCCTGAGAGTTACGGCTTATCCATGGTGGCTCATGCACATCAAGCCCTATACCATGGCCAGTAGAGTGTATGAACCTCTCCCCATAACCCTTGCCCTCTATGTATGCCCTAGCAGCACCATCTACCTCTCTACATTCTACATCATCATGCACAGACTCCAAAGCCCTCTCTTGTGCCTCCCTAACGATATGGTAGATATCCTCCTTCTCCCTGTCTATACTGCCTAGAGCGAATGTCCTTGTTGCATCTGCTATGTAACCACCGTACCTTAGGGTTAGATCAACTGTTACAAGATCACCCATTGAGAGTATCCTATCACTTGGCTCAGCATGGGGTAGTGATGAGTTTGTACCAGATGCTACTATCAGGGGTGAGAGTGTATACCTGTATGATGGAGGATAGGCACCTCTACGCATCGCTTCATACATGAGCATTGCCTGTATCTGCCTCTCACTTAACCCTGTCCTTATCACATACTCACATACCTTGAATAGTTCATCGAGTATCCTTGCTGCATGCTCTATCATCCTGATCTCATACTCATCCTTCACCTTCCTTGCATTGTAGAAGATATCCTTGCTGTACCTTAACCTACTACTATCAACCAACTTAACCCTCATCCTCTCAAATATCGAATGGTCGTTACAGTCTGTGCAAATACTTGCATCCTCTGCTACAAAGGATAATGCCTTATCAAGCATGCTTGAGCCCCTCTCTGCCTCCAATACCTCGCACCTTGCAATGCTCCTTGCCCTATCTGCCTCAAGTTGGGGCACTATGAGCCTTGTATCTGATTGGTTAAGCACTACTATACCCTCGCCCCAGAAGCCAGTAAGATAGAATACATCCTCTGGCTCAAACGCTATTACTGTACTACAGCCCATCCTGTACGCCTCATCCAGAACCTTTCTGCTCCTGCTCTCTTCACTCAACCCTAACCTATTACATATCACATAACTTTAATATTTATTCTACTAGTTCTTAATGCTAGGGAGGGATAATAAGATGAGTGAGTATTATAATAATAATAACAACAACAGCAAGAGTGATAACGGGAAGGATAAGACCACTAGCAAGGTAAGATGTGTAGCATTGCTCTCAGGAGGATTGGATAGCACTCTAGCAGTTAAGATGATGAAGGATATGGGCGTTGAGGTTAAGGCACTAGCAATAAAGACACCGTTCTGTGACTTCGATTGCGGCAAGGGCTGTGGATTCAGGGTGAAGGAGGTTGCAGATGCTCTAGGGGTTGAGTTGAAGACTGTATACCTTGGAGAGGAGTACATAGAGATGCTCAAGAGACCAAAGTATGGCTATGGCTCTGGCATGAACCCATGTATAGACTGTAGAGCAATGATGTATAAACTGGCTAAAGAGTACATGGAGGAGTGCAGTGCAGACTTTATAGTTACTGGGGAAGTGTTGAACCAGAGACCAATGAGCCAGAATATGAGAGCGTTGAGGATAATAGAGAGGGAGAGCAACCTTGAAGGTAAGGTGCTTAGACCATTATCAGCAAAGCATCTAAAGCCTACAGAGGCTGAGGTTAAGGGGCTTATAAGAAGGGATATGCTCCTAGGCATAAAGGGTAGATCAAGGAAGGTTCAGATGGAGTTGGCAAGGCAACTAGGGCTTGATGCACCAAATGCTGCTGGAGGATGCTTACTAACTGATAAGCAGTTTGCAAGAAGGGTTAGAGATCTGCTTGACCATGTGAGTAATCCTACGCTCAACGAT includes the following:
- a CDS encoding M24 family metallopeptidase, which gives rise to MSEESRSRKVLDEAYRMGCSTVIAFEPEDVFYLTGFWGEGIVVLNQSDTRLIVPQLEADRARSIARCEVLEAERGSSMLDKALSFVAEDASICTDCNDHSIFERMRVKLVDSSRLRYSKDIFYNARKVKDEYEIRMIEHAARILDELFKVCEYVIRTGLSERQIQAMLMYEAMRRGAYPPSYRYTLSPLIVASGTNSSLPHAEPSDRILSMGDLVTVDLTLRYGGYIADATRTFALGSIDREKEDIYHIVREAQERALESVHDDVECREVDGAARAYIEGKGYGERFIHSTGHGIGLDVHEPPWISRNSQERLARGMCITIEPGIYIANRYGVRIEDSLAISRDGRVVVMNRYTKDLIRL
- a CDS encoding asparagine synthase-related protein, with protein sequence MSEYYNNNNNNSKSDNGKDKTTSKVRCVALLSGGLDSTLAVKMMKDMGVEVKALAIKTPFCDFDCGKGCGFRVKEVADALGVELKTVYLGEEYIEMLKRPKYGYGSGMNPCIDCRAMMYKLAKEYMEECSADFIVTGEVLNQRPMSQNMRALRIIERESNLEGKVLRPLSAKHLKPTEAEVKGLIRRDMLLGIKGRSRKVQMELARQLGLDAPNAAGGCLLTDKQFARRVRDLLDHVSNPTLNDVELLKVGRHFRLCKDAKLVVGRNKDENELIQALMQEGDIMLEPKDVKGPKALLRYNNGKGDEGEGEEEVLALAASIVCRYSDADGPCIVVVSDGITTKEIKSEPIADAMLESYRI